From the Prochlorococcus marinus CUG1416 genome, the window AGTATGTATTAGGTAATTAATTTGACTAATTTCCTTTTTATACTTATTTGATTCCCTGATATCACAGACCATTAACTTGACTTTTTTATTTTCTTGAACAGAAATTGGCAACTTACTTTTGTCTCTTACCATGAGATAAAGCCTGAATTTTGTGTTTTTTAAAAACCAATTAACTAAATATTGGCCAACACATCCATTCGCACCTGTGATTAATAAGTTTTTATATGCCAAGACTTTGACTAGTAAGTGAGTTTTTTTCCATATTCAAAAAATGTTTGAGCATTTTCTTCTGGAGTCCCAGGTAAAATCCCATGACCCAAATTAAGAATATATTTCCTGTCTTTAATTTTATTGAAAGTATTATCTATCCTTTCTTTTATTGATTCTTTGTTTCCGAATAAAATGCCAGGGTCAACATTACCTTGAATTCCTATCCCACTAGGGATTCTTTTAGAAGCCTCTTCAATATCTACTGTCCAGTCTAATGAAATTATATCTACGCCAGTTTTTGCCATTCTTTCTATTACTCCAGCACTTCCTGAAATGTAAAGAATTACTGGTGTTTCAGGGTATTCCGCTTTTACAATGTCAACAACTTTTTTTTGATAAGGCCCAGCAAAAATATCGTAATCTTGTGGGCTTAGTTGGCCTGCCCATGAATCAAAAATTTGTACTACTTGCGCTCCAGATTTTATTTGATATTTAAGATATTCACCAATAGATTTTGCAAAATGATCAAGAAGTTTATGAAGTAAATCTGGTTCTTTAAAAGCCATTGATTTTATTAAAGAATAATTTTTACTGCTTTTACCTTCAACTACATATGCAGCAAGAGTCCAAGGTGCGCCAACAAAACCTAAAACTGTTGCCTCATTATTCACATCTTTTTTTAGTGAAGAAAGAACTTGCCCAACAAAACTTAAACTCTCACTTGGATTTAATTCTTTTAAATTTTCTATCTGGTTAAGATTTCTTATTGGGTCCTCAATTATTGGACCTTTACTTTCTATTATTTCAAAATTTATGCCCATCCCTGGCAGAGGTGTGAGAATATCTGAAAAAAGGATAACACCATCCGGTTTGAAAGCATGAAAAGGCTGCATTGAAATCTCATATGATAGTTCTGGATTCTCAGACCTCTCTCTAAAGCTTGGGTAACGCTCCCTTAAATCTCTATAGATTTTCATATATCGTCCTGCTTGCCTCATCATCCATACTGGAGGCCTATTTACTTTTTGACCTAATGCGGCAGAAAGTAGTAGTGGTAAATCATGACCCATTTTTCAATTCGATATGTTTTAAAGAAAAATTAAAATTCCAACTTAAAAATCTTACAATGCAAAGCAGAGCAAAAGTGGTATATGAACATTTATATGAAGCACTAAGTTAAATGAGCCTTCTTATTTTTTTGATTGATGCTTGAAGATACTCACGCTTAATGGGGGCAAAGCAAGTTCTAGAGCATTTTGATAATCATGGATATTGTAATTTATAGTTTCTTTACCCCCCATATTTCCTTTGTTACTGCCCCCATATCTAGAGCCATCTGAATTAAATATTTCTTTATAGAATCCTTCTACAGGAACACCTACTTTGTATGAACCATGAGTATTAGGTGTAAAGTTAGCAACAACAACAAGCCACTCATTGGTATCGTTTTCTCTTCTCATGAAACTTATAACCGAATTAGATGTGTCATTACAATCAATCCATTGGAATCCATAAGGATCAAAGTCATTTTTCCATAACGCAGCTTCATTTTTATAAAGTGAGTTTAGGTCATCAATCAAGTTTCTAATACCTTTATGAGGTTCAAATTCTAGTAAATCCCATTGAAGATCATCCCAAACATTCCATTCTTGTCTTTGTCCAAATTCCATTCCCATAAATATTGTTTTTTTACCCGGATGGGTCCACATATAAGTTAGTAAAGCTCGAGTATTTGCATATTTCTTCCAGTCATCACCAGGCATTTTATGTAAAAGATGACTTTTCCCATGGACAACCTCATCATGACTGAGAGCAAGCATAAAGTTCTCTGTATAGTTATATGTTATTGAGAAAGTCACACTATTTTGATGGAATTGTCTGAACCAAGGATCTATCTCAAAATAATCGAGCATATCGTGCATCCAGCCCATATTCCATTTTAAATTAAACCCTAATCCTCCCATGTCCGTTGGTTGGGTTACCATTGGCCAAGTTGTTGATTCTTCAGCAATAGAAAGTGCCCCTGGGAAATGTTGGAAGAGTACATGATTGGCCTGTTGAAGAAATTTAACGGCTTCTGTATTTTCATTCCCACCATTCTCATTAGGTATCCATTCTCCATCTGGTCTTAGATAGTCTCTGTAAAGCATTGAAGCAACAGCATCTACTCGTATGCCATCAATATGAAATTCTTCAAACCAATAAACGAGATTGGCTACTAGGAAATTTCTTACTTCGTTTCTGCTGTAATTAAAGATTAAAGTTCCCCATTCTTTGTGTTCACCAATGCGTGAATCCCCATGTTCATAAAGATGACAACCATCAAAAAATGCCAAACCATGCTTGTCTTTAGGGAAATGCCCAGGTACCCAATCAAGAATTACACCTATGCCCTCTTCATGACATTTATTTACAAATGCTCTAAATTCATTAGGAGTGCCAAATCTACTTGTTGGTGCATACCAGCCTGTAACTTGGTATCCCCAAGAACCATCGAAAGGATGTTCAGATATTGGCATTAGTTCAATATGAGTAAATCCTCTCTCCTTTACATAAGGGATGAGTTTTTCGCTTAATTCTGGATAAGTTAATAATCTTGTCCCGGGTTTTAAATCTGCAGCAGGAACTGGGTCTCTAGGATTCCCATTGTCTTCAAGATATTTATTATCTGTTGATTCATGGAGCCAACTTCCTAAATGCATCTCATAAACTGAAATTGGCTTGTTAATTTGACTAGAGGAATCTCTATTTGTAATCCAAGAACTATCATTCCAATTAAAGTTTTTCAATTTTGAAACTATTGAACCATTTTGAGGTCTGATTTCATGAAGGAAACCATATGGATCAGCTTTCTCATAAATATGACCTTGTTGTGTTCTTATTTCATATTTATATACGTCTCCTTCTTTCATTGTTGGCATGAATAGTTCCCAAATTCCCCCTAATCTTTTTTGCATTGGATGATGTCTTCCATCCCAAGAATTTATATCTCCAATTATCGATATTGATTTTGCATTTGGAGCCCAAATGCAGAACATGACTCCTTTTTGATTCTTATTTTCAATGAGATGTGCTCCCATTTTTTTCCAAATATGATGATGATTACCTTCTGCAAAAAGATGCCTATCAACTTCTCCCATCCACTCTTCTCTATATGACCAAGGGTCATGTTGTGTATGTGTGATCCCTCCTCGTGAAATACTTATTCTATAATTAGAATTTGGATTTTCAGGCAGGATTGCTTCAAAAAGCCATTTATGGTTTATGCTTTCGGCCTTGTAAGTTTTATTTTTAAAATTTATTTTAACTTCGTCCGCTTCAGGCATCCATACCCTTATGACCCATTGTTCTTCATAAAAATGAGGACCTAATATGTTTAATGGATTTTCATTGCAACAATTTTCTAGGTTGATAGCTTCTGAATTAATCCAGTCTGCTTGATTTGTCTCTATCATGACTGGTACATGTTAAGGATTAATAATATCAAATGATTAACCTAAAAAATAATTTTTTCTTAAAAAAAAGGGTTCATTTTCATAAATGTTTTATTAAGGTTAAAACTTAGAGTAATAATTCTATGATTTGCTGAAGGTGCTCCAATATTTCCATCCCCAAATCCAGGATTAACTCCAATAGCGGGATAAGCAGCAGCAGATATTGATAAGCGAAGCTTGCTGCCTTTAATTAAACAAATATTTGTTGGCTGCATTGATATTTGATAAATGCATTCTTCACTTATTTTGGAGTTTTTAACCCTTAAGAATCCAGTTGAGAATTGATTCGCCTTCTCATCACTTTCTTCAACTAGAGATAAAGCAAGGCAGATATCAAAATTGGGCTGATCACTTTTTACAGGGATTTCTAATGTTGGAACTCCTTTGAAATATTGATCTTCTTCAAAAGAATTGGTTTGAAAAACACCTACATCAAGGCGTTTATCAATAATATTTCTATTAAACTTTCCAGGATTTGGACCTAAATGACCACCGTCAGATGGAGTAGGTCTCCATGGGTCATTAACAATTGTGAACCATCCTGATCCTTTTGATTTTATGGTCAGACTTTCATCTTCAATATCTATATTTGCTTTACCATCGCTTTTGAGCCCAAAAATAAATTCAGGTTGAGATTTATTATTTAATTCTTCCCATTTATTTAATGAAATATTCCATATTTTCTTCTCAGTTTTAATATCCATAAAATTAAAAATTTCATCTGATTTTAGATGTTTATCAAAAAATTTTAATAAAGATTCTTGTGATCCCTCCCACCAATTTAGATGCGTCGCATTCCCAATAATTATCTCTGGATTACCGCCAGCTTCTTTAGATTTTTTATAAAGATCAAAGGCACCTTTTAAATGTGGATCCCAAAGTCCTCCAATAATTAACATTGGTTGTTTAATCCATGATGAAATTGGCTTAAATTCTTCAAACGAGCTAGCATTACTTAAATTATTAAGCCATAGCAAAACAAAGCTATTAGGATCATATTTTTTTAAAATATCAATTCCCTCGATTAGATAACTTTTATTTTCTAACGCTAATCTTATCTTCCCCCACTCAGATAAATTATTTTCTCTTTTCATTTTTAATGCAGCGATTTGAAGTCCCCATGCAATATTGTTATGCCACCAATATGCCCCCCCATCTGAGCACCAATGATCTTTAATATTCATCCCAGTCATTGCTGGAGATAAACAATCGGGTGGCATTGAATTTGATTCGCCGATTAGTTGAGTAAATCCTTGATATGAAAAACCATATAAGCCAAGTTTCCCATTGCATTCTTTGAGAGCCCTTACCCAATCGTGTGTTTCTGAAGTATCGCTAGCTTCTTGCTTGAAACCATTAAAAACTCCCTCAGAAGAGCCCATCCCCCTAACATCCTGAATTATTACCATATATCCTTTGGAAGCCCACCATGTAGGGTGAGAATAGGTAATCGTCGACGCTATTTCCCTCCCATAAGGTTGTCTCATTAATAATGCAGGCCATGGCCCATTACCATTAGGTAACCAAATCCTTGATGTAAGTCTGACTCCATCTCTAAGTACTAGAGACTTGTCAAACCATCTTGAATCATACATTTAAGCTTTAGATAATATCTGGACAGTGCAGTCCGATGACGTAAATAGAATAAATCTCTGCATTAACAGGAGTTAACTTATTTTTTTTGGATACATACTGTATAGCTTTATCTGAATTAGCGGAAATACCTTTTGAATTAAACTCTCTAAACTTATTACATATATTTATAGCTTCGTCTGGATTTTTTTTTACACTTTCTAATAAGTTCGATTGACTAAAGACAGGGTATAAAGAGTTTGAAAACAAAAATAAAAAAAATAAAAAAGATTTCATTTTCACTGACTTTTTCTAAATTCTACATTAAATAATTTTTTTAACCAAGATTTCAAATAGATTTGTAGATTTGATTGGCTCTTTTAACCCATTTTTTTAGGACAGCAAAAGTTATTTGTGTCTCAGTTTTCACTCTAAGACTTCTCTCTAATCTCCCGATTTTGCGTTCTAATTCGTAAGGTGTAGTTAGTGATAATGATTTAATAGAAGCAATACCGCAATGTAAAAGTAGATATGCTTCAGGTGGAGAAATGTCAATTTCTTTTTTAAAAATAGCTATAGCTCTAATTTTCTTTAAATTATTTAATGTACATAGTGCGGATTTTCGTTGAACCTCATTTATATCTAAGTCTGAAAGATTACTTAGTTTATCAAAGTTAGTTAGATTATTTTGAATAAAAAAAGCTTTCTCATGTCTAAAATTAGTTGGCAAAAAATCTAAAAAAGTGCTGCTGTTCATTGTTTTCGAAACTAATTCATTTTGACATTTTTTTGAACCTCTCCAATTACCACTGGCTTACTTACACCATCTGAAATTTTTTCAAGTTTCCTTATCTTTATTTTTACGTTCGCACCAGACCTGCTACCTTTCCTGAGGTTTTTCGATAATTGTTCTAAAGTGGGTTCAATAGACTCTTCTGGGAAGTCATCTTCTGCTTTAGCAATAATCAAATCAAACCCGTTATCATAAACAATTGGGACATATTTTGCATCTTCTATCACTACTTTATCGGTATAACTTTGTATAAATGCCCAACTACTTAAAGAAAGTAATAATGAGAAAATGGTTGCTCCTATTATTCGAAATTTAAAACCAAAATTAAATATAAAAGCTGCTACTGTGCAAATAAAAAGGAATATTCCAAAGAATCCAAAGATTTTGGGTGTATTCTCCAATAGTTCAAAAAAAGACATTTAGTGGCCTTGACCTAATTAATTTCTTATATTTTGTAAGCCTACTCTATTTTTGGGTTCTAACTTGAAAAAAATTAGATCTCTAAATTTAAATACAAAAATTCTATTAGGAGGAATTATTTTGTCCTTAGGATTTTTAGGCACCTTTTTATTAAATAATTTTATAAGAGATAATTATAATTCTAGGAAATCAGAACTTGAAGATAGTATTGAGAATTTTATAAATAAAAAGGTTACTTTAGGTAATTATTCCGGTATTAGATTTCTAGGCTTTTCTTTGGGGAATTCAAAAATTATTGATAAAAAAAATATAGATTCTGGCATTAAAACTAAAAATTTATATGTAGGTATTATGCCTTTAAGATCTTTTTTTAAACAAAAATGGGTAGTAAAAATAAGGCCTGAGCAAGCTGAAATTAATATAGATAGAGATTTTTTTAAAAGGGAAAAATCTTATGAAAATGCTCGAATTAAAAAAATATCAAAATCAAAGTATGAATTGAATTTTAAATTTAATAAATATTCAACTCTGAAGCTTAAAAATGCAGGATTAAAAACAAAAGTCAGTGGTAATGTTATTTATAAGTCAAGTAATAGGCAAATCATTGCAAATGTAAAATCAAATTTTGATGATAATGGGTCTTTAAAATTTAAATTGAATACAAAGTTAAATCAAGACTTTTTAAGGCTGGATTTATTTTCTAGGGGCTTAAATCTTGAGAATTCTGAATATGTTATTGGGAATAGAAAAATTAGTTTTAAAAAAGGAAATTTTAAATCTAACTTTAAATTTAATAAATTATCAACTGAAACATTTTGCAAAGGAAGATTTTCTTTTACTAATTTAAAAATTACACCCGAAGCTTTCTCAGAGAATATAAATTCAGATACAACTACTTTTTTTTGTAAAGATAATAATTTAATTGGATATTCAAAAAAACTTAATTATGGAACTTTAACTTCAAATTTTAGTCTTAATGTTCCATTAAATAAAAGTTCTAATAATATTGATCTTAAAGGAAGTATTGGATACATTGATAGTTTGAATCCAGATATAAAATTATCTGGTAATATTCCTTATTGGTTTGATAGAAGAGGTATTAATTTTGGTGATATAGATTCTAGTTTTAGAATAAATAGAACTCAGTTATCTAATCTAAATATTTTCCGAAATAATGATATCAGGGGTTTCATTACTGCTAAAGGAAAATTAAAAGGAAAAATTAGTGATCCTGATATTTCGATAAACTTTAATCTTGATTATCCTCACTATAAAGGTATCCGCATTAGAGAAATATGGGAGGGAGATATAAAAAATGATAATAATGAATTTCTGCTAAATATGAAAAATAGATATTCTCCAATCCCTTCGTTTCTTTCAGTTAAGTTTGATTCTGAGCTTAAATTAGATAACGCAAATTTTGTAAGAGTTTTTAACTCTAATAAAGGGACTATAGCGATAGTCAAAGAGGATGATAGTTACAATTGGAGAGCTGATAATTTTCCTCTTGATGAACTTGAATTGTCTATAAGCAAAAATCAATTTGGTAGAATTAATGGAATTATTAATGGTGCTGGATCAATATCTTCTTATGGGACTTATCTTGATGGGCGACTCGCATGGAGTTTAGGTAAATATAGAAATATTAAGTTAGCGAATTCATTATTTGATTTCAGCTTCAAAAATAATTCTTATTATGTAAGTTCTTCATTGTATCCAATCGATGGAGGCATAATTGAAGTCGAATATGATTCAAATAAAAATAATTTAATCAATTCAGAATTCACCAATATAAGTACCAGTTGGACTATCCTCACAGCGGTTGATATTTTTAACTTTGATAATAAAAAAGGTATTCCAATAAGTAAATCGAATATTTTGGATGATTTGGAAATAAATAAAGTCAATAATTCCTTTAAAGAGAAGATCGATTTTATAAAAAACTTTCTTGAAAATAGTAATGCGCTAGAGGAAAAATTTAATTTGCAGAAATATTTAAGTAAATTCAGAAGTAGATACAATGGAAAAATAACTATTCAGGGCGATAGTCCACTCAATTACAAATTAAATGCAAAATTAAATGGCTATCTTGATGTCTCTGGAGATGATTACAAAAATAATAAAGAGGAATTTTCTATTGATTTGAAAGGAGGATTGTTAACAGGTAAAGGTTCCTTAAACATCGAAAAACTACCACTAAGTGCTGCAAATATCTTTTTGAAAAAACCAAGAGATTTTCTTGGTGGTTTGGATATGAATTTACTTTATGATCTTGATAAAAAATCTTTCTCTAGTGAAATTTCTTCCAATAATTCATCAATAAAAAATAACAAAATATTATTTAATAGAGGACTAATTGAATTTAATAATTCTTTTTTTGATATTGATTTTTCCTTGCTAATAAATGACTCTGATGTACCAATTGATATTAAAGGCTCAATACCTATAAATAAATCAGATAACTTAGATCTAAGATTGATTGGGAATGGGAAATTTATTGAGTTAATAGATATTTTCGCTGATGAATACTTTACCTTTAAAGAAGGTGATGTGAATCTTAGAATGATAATAAAAGGAACCCTAGATAAGCCTATCTTAAATGGATTTGTCGCAATTAAAGATTCTGAAATTGATTTTTATAACAATATAATAAAAGACATTAATAGCCTGATAATTTTTGATTTTGATACTTTAGAGATCAAGAATCTAACAGCACAGGTTGAAGATTCTGGAAATATTTTTATAAGAGGGTCTTTGCCTTTTTATAGTCAAAATGATTTAGAGAAGGCTGAGATTAATTTGAAAACGAACAAATTCACTTTAAAGAAAGATAATTTTAATTTTTTAATAGATTCAAATATCGATTTAAGTGGATCATTTGAAAGTCCTGTTTTGGGTGGATATCTATCTTTTAATAATGGATTTATTAATTTTAATAGCACCAATCAAAATAATAAAAAAGAAGTCAATATTAAACGAAAAGAGGAAAAAAAAGATTGGCCAGAACTTTATTGGAATAACAATAAAAATATTGAAATAATTTCAAATGAAACAATTTTAAATTCCGTTCTTTTAGGAGAAAATTTGCCTAATTATTTGAATGATTTGAGTTTTAATAATCTTAAATTAAAGCTTGGACCAGAATTTAAACTTCAATATTCAGATATAGTTCAAGCTTATTTAGATACCAAATTAGACCTTAATATAAATGGAACTGTAGGAAAAGATTTAAATGCTAGGGGGCTTATTTATCTTAAAAAAGGTAGAGCGAATCTATATACTACCCCGTTTAAACTTGATAAAAATAAAGATAATTATATATTATTTGCATCAAGAAGTGGTGTAGTTCCATTTATTAACTTTTCTTTAGTTAGTAAAGTTCCAGATTCCATAATACCTATACGTGAAAATAATCAGGATTCGAATATTATATCAGCTGATCTTGATGCAGATGAGACTTCAAGTGGTTTTGGAGCGTTTGGAATTGGCAATACAAGGCTTATCAAAATTGAAGCTTCCTACGAAGGATTTCTAGATCAATTATCTTTTGAAGATGAAAATAAAAGAATCCAACTAAGGAGCACTCCAAGTTATAACAGGTCACAAATAATAGGCTTAATTGGAGGTAACTCCGCAAATTTAATAAATAGAGCATTTATTTCTCAACTTAATAATGCGGATGCTTTTAGTGAAAGATTTCAGTTATCTTTATATCCAGCTTTAATAGAAAATAATGATTCTCTTAATAACATTTTTTCTAATGAAAGTTTAGATATAGAAGATGATGGACAATCATCTTCTAATGAGGAATTTTCTTCTCAAGCTTGGGTAGCTGAACTAGGACTTGATATTACGGATGCGATAAATTTTGCCTTTCAAACCGTTCCAGGTAGAGATGACCTTTCACCTACAGGAATTTTGACCTTTCAGGCTAATCCAAACTTAGAATTATTAGGTTCTTATGATGCTAATGGGGATTGGAAAAGTCAAGTTCAATTATTTTTTAGATATTAATTCAGAAAGAAAGTTAGTTTAAAGAATCGTTAATTTGAATTATTATTAAATTAACTAGAAAAAATTATGACCAATATCTTTGAAGTTCCTAAACCAGGTAATGATCTTTTAGAAAAAGCTGATCAAGTTCGTTTGGCATCATTAAAAATAAGTCAGGCTGAAAATCAAATTAGAATTAAAGCCTTAAATTTTATGGCTGATTATCTAGAAAAAAATACTAAAGAAATTTTGGAGGCTAATATTGATGATTATAAAATAGCAGAAAAGAAAGGAATTTCTAAGGCTTTACTTTCTAGATTAAAGTTATCAAAAGAAAAATTAAATACAGGTATTGAAGGAGTAAGAAAAGTTGGAGACTTGGCGGATCCTGTAAATCAAGTTCAAATCAAAAGAGAGCTTTCCAATGGATTGATCCTAGAAAGAAAAACAGTGCCTATTGGCGTTTTAGGGGTTATTTTTGAATCTAGACCGGACGCTGTTATGCAGATTAGTTCTTTAGCAATAAGATCAGGGAATGGAGTAATGCTAAAGGGCGGTAGTGAAGCTAATTTAACAAATACTGCAATAGTCAAGGCATTACAGCAGGGGTTAGATAAATCAGGTCTTGATAAAAATGCAATATGCTTACTTACAAACAGAAAAGATAGTATGTCGATGTTAAGTCTTGAGAAATATATTAATTTAATAATTCCAAGAGGAAGTAATGAATTAGTTAAATTTATTCAAGAGAATACAAGAATTCCTGTGCTAGGTCATGCGGATGGAATTTGTCATTTGTTTATAGATAATGAGGCAAATCTGGAGATGGCTCTATCAGTCTCTTTGGACAGTAAAATTCAATATCCTGCAGCATGTAATGCTATTGAAACTTTATTAGTGCATAAAGATATTGCACCAGTTTTTCTAGAAAAGGCCATACCTTTGTTTAATGCTAATGATGTTAAATTAATTGGAGATAAAAGATCTGTTGAATTAGGGCTAAGTTATGAGGCTAGTCTAGAAGATTGGCAAACTGAATATTTAGATTTAATTTTATCAATAAAAATTGTTGAGAATCTTGATGAGGCAATCTCTCATATTCAAAAATTTAGTTCAAAACATACAGATGGAATAATCACTGAAAATTTAAGTACTGCTAATAAATTTATGAATGTAGTTGATAGTGCAGGTGTTTTTCATAATTGTTCTACTAGGTTTGCAGATGGGTTTAGATATGGATTCGGAGCTGAAGTTGGGATATCTACTCAAACTTTGCCCCCAAGAGGACCTGTAGGCCTAGAGGGTCTAGTTACATATAAATATTTCCTAAAAGGAAATGGGAATATAGTTGATGATTTTTCATCTGGCAAAGCTATCTATACTCATAAGGATCTTTAAGATTTTTGAAGATGGAAACATTTATAAAAATTGAGAAAATTGAACTTTGGGCGAGAGTTGGCGTTCTTGATGAAGAAAGGAATTTAGGACAACTTTTTAGTTTAGATATATTTTTGTGGACTGATTTTGAAAAATGTACTTTAAATGATGACATTAAAAAAACAGTTGATTATTCAAAATTAGTTGAAATTTTAAAAGATCAATCAAAGAAAATATATTGTTTTACAATCGAAAAATACTCAAGCTCAATTTTAGAAATTATTGATGCGGAGTTTAATCTTTCTAAAATTAAAATCATTCTGACAAAATGCAATCCACCAATAACTGGATTTGATGGGAAGGTGTCAATAGTAAGAATTCTTGAAAATAAGTAAAAGTTTTGGAAAAAAGAAATCCTATTATATTGATTCATGGTCTTTGGAATACTTCAAGTATTTTTTCTTCTATTACCTCAAAACTTGATGATATTGGAATTGAATATTTTGCCCCAACTCTTAAGCATTCATATGGAATGACTTCAATTTTTGATTTGACTAATACATTAAATGAATTAATTTTAGAGAAATATGGTTTAGCAAAAGAATTAGATATTTTGGGATTCTCCATGGGAGGGATAATTGGTAGGTATTGGATTCAAAAATTTAATGGTTATAAAAGAACAAGAAGATTTATATCTATAGGTTCTCCTCACAAAGGAACATTAATGGCTCAATTAGTACCTAAATACCCTTTTAGAGGAATATCAGAAATGAAAATAAATAGTAAGTTTTTGATAGAACTGGCAAAGAGTGATTTTTTTCTTGATGATATCGAGTGTATAAATTTCTTTACTCATTGGGATCTAATGGTTTTCCCTGGTTGGTGGACTAATTTAAATTTAGGGAAAAAAATATCAGTAAAAGTCTATAAACATAGAAATCTAGTAAGGAATAAATCTGTGATTGAGAAAATAATCGGTGAAATTATTATTTAGCTCCAGATAGACCCAAATGTCTTACTAAGGAAGCTGTTTGTGGCTCTCTTCCCCTGAATAGTTTGAATATATCTAATGGAGGTAAGCTTCCACCTAAGCTAAGTATTGTATCTTTAAATTTCTTTCCTATTAACTTTAAATTTTCAGTGTTTTCTAGATCAGCTTCTTCGAACATAGAAAAAGCATCAGCACTTAGAACCTCAGCCCATTTATATGAGTAATATCCTGCAGAATATCCGCCCGCAAATATATGGCTAAAACAACAAAGAAATTGATCTTCTGGAATTGGAGCAATAACAGTAGTTTGTTTTGCAATTTCTCTTCTTACTTCATCAGCTGTTTTACCTTCGTTTTTGTCAATACTACTGTGTAATCTGAGGTCTGTAATCGCAAAATGGAGTTGTCTAAGGGTAGCCATACCACAATTAAAAGTTCTATTTCTTAGAAGCTTTTCAAAATTCTCATTGGACAGTTTTTCTCCTGTTTTATAGTGCTTAGCAATATTCAAGAGTGTATTTTTATGAAAACACCAGTTTTCCATAAATTGACTTGGAAGTTCGACTGCATCCCATTCAACATTATTGATGCCAGCTGCTTGAGGAAAATTTACAGTGGTAAGCATGTGTTGAAGACCATGGCCAAATTCATGGAATAGTGTCTGAACTTCTTCAAAACTCATCAAACTAGGTTTGTCTTTTGATGGTGGTGTCTGATTACAAACAAGATAAGCTACCGGTAGGGTCTTTTTGCCAACATTATTTTTATTCAAGCATTCATCCATCCAAGCACCTCCTCTCTTAGATTCTGGACGAGAATAT encodes:
- a CDS encoding translocation/assembly module TamB domain-containing protein, which encodes MKKIRSLNLNTKILLGGIILSLGFLGTFLLNNFIRDNYNSRKSELEDSIENFINKKVTLGNYSGIRFLGFSLGNSKIIDKKNIDSGIKTKNLYVGIMPLRSFFKQKWVVKIRPEQAEINIDRDFFKREKSYENARIKKISKSKYELNFKFNKYSTLKLKNAGLKTKVSGNVIYKSSNRQIIANVKSNFDDNGSLKFKLNTKLNQDFLRLDLFSRGLNLENSEYVIGNRKISFKKGNFKSNFKFNKLSTETFCKGRFSFTNLKITPEAFSENINSDTTTFFCKDNNLIGYSKKLNYGTLTSNFSLNVPLNKSSNNIDLKGSIGYIDSLNPDIKLSGNIPYWFDRRGINFGDIDSSFRINRTQLSNLNIFRNNDIRGFITAKGKLKGKISDPDISINFNLDYPHYKGIRIREIWEGDIKNDNNEFLLNMKNRYSPIPSFLSVKFDSELKLDNANFVRVFNSNKGTIAIVKEDDSYNWRADNFPLDELELSISKNQFGRINGIINGAGSISSYGTYLDGRLAWSLGKYRNIKLANSLFDFSFKNNSYYVSSSLYPIDGGIIEVEYDSNKNNLINSEFTNISTSWTILTAVDIFNFDNKKGIPISKSNILDDLEINKVNNSFKEKIDFIKNFLENSNALEEKFNLQKYLSKFRSRYNGKITIQGDSPLNYKLNAKLNGYLDVSGDDYKNNKEEFSIDLKGGLLTGKGSLNIEKLPLSAANIFLKKPRDFLGGLDMNLLYDLDKKSFSSEISSNNSSIKNNKILFNRGLIEFNNSFFDIDFSLLINDSDVPIDIKGSIPINKSDNLDLRLIGNGKFIELIDIFADEYFTFKEGDVNLRMIIKGTLDKPILNGFVAIKDSEIDFYNNIIKDINSLIIFDFDTLEIKNLTAQVEDSGNIFIRGSLPFYSQNDLEKAEINLKTNKFTLKKDNFNFLIDSNIDLSGSFESPVLGGYLSFNNGFINFNSTNQNNKKEVNIKRKEEKKDWPELYWNNNKNIEIISNETILNSVLLGENLPNYLNDLSFNNLKLKLGPEFKLQYSDIVQAYLDTKLDLNINGTVGKDLNARGLIYLKKGRANLYTTPFKLDKNKDNYILFASRSGVVPFINFSLVSKVPDSIIPIRENNQDSNIISADLDADETSSGFGAFGIGNTRLIKIEASYEGFLDQLSFEDENKRIQLRSTPSYNRSQIIGLIGGNSANLINRAFISQLNNADAFSERFQLSLYPALIENNDSLNNIFSNESLDIEDDGQSSSNEEFSSQAWVAELGLDITDAINFAFQTVPGRDDLSPTGILTFQANPNLELLGSYDANGDWKSQVQLFFRY
- a CDS encoding glutamate-5-semialdehyde dehydrogenase produces the protein MTNIFEVPKPGNDLLEKADQVRLASLKISQAENQIRIKALNFMADYLEKNTKEILEANIDDYKIAEKKGISKALLSRLKLSKEKLNTGIEGVRKVGDLADPVNQVQIKRELSNGLILERKTVPIGVLGVIFESRPDAVMQISSLAIRSGNGVMLKGGSEANLTNTAIVKALQQGLDKSGLDKNAICLLTNRKDSMSMLSLEKYINLIIPRGSNELVKFIQENTRIPVLGHADGICHLFIDNEANLEMALSVSLDSKIQYPAACNAIETLLVHKDIAPVFLEKAIPLFNANDVKLIGDKRSVELGLSYEASLEDWQTEYLDLILSIKIVENLDEAISHIQKFSSKHTDGIITENLSTANKFMNVVDSAGVFHNCSTRFADGFRYGFGAEVGISTQTLPPRGPVGLEGLVTYKYFLKGNGNIVDDFSSGKAIYTHKDL
- a CDS encoding dihydroneopterin aldolase — encoded protein: METFIKIEKIELWARVGVLDEERNLGQLFSLDIFLWTDFEKCTLNDDIKKTVDYSKLVEILKDQSKKIYCFTIEKYSSSILEIIDAEFNLSKIKIILTKCNPPITGFDGKVSIVRILENK
- a CDS encoding esterase/lipase family protein, with the protein product MEKRNPIILIHGLWNTSSIFSSITSKLDDIGIEYFAPTLKHSYGMTSIFDLTNTLNELILEKYGLAKELDILGFSMGGIIGRYWIQKFNGYKRTRRFISIGSPHKGTLMAQLVPKYPFRGISEMKINSKFLIELAKSDFFLDDIECINFFTHWDLMVFPGWWTNLNLGKKISVKVYKHRNLVRNKSVIEKIIGEIII